A window from Deltaproteobacteria bacterium encodes these proteins:
- a CDS encoding LssY C-terminal domain-containing protein, producing the protein MFGSSQDLGLQKARSSINLRNHMRLWLTPYRYKKHPIWLGQISRVIGVNYSRRTLITHAIDPDVDETRNGLVGDLACSQALGAVGFVKGSQRSSLDETHFNQTPDPLKECPYDLYCSEIWWQQCSGFGAAA; encoded by the coding sequence AAGTTCCATCAATTTACGCAATCACATGCGCCTCTGGCTCACTCCCTACAGGTACAAGAAACATCCGATATGGCTTGGACAGATCAGCCGTGTCATAGGTGTCAATTATTCGAGACGGACCTTAATAACCCATGCCATTGATCCGGATGTCGATGAAACGCGCAATGGGCTCGTTGGAGATCTCGCCTGCTCCCAGGCACTCGGTGCGGTTGGTTTTGTCAAAGGATCACAACGCTCCTCTCTCGATGAAACCCATTTCAATCAAACCCCTGATCCATTAAAGGAGTGTCCCTATGACCTGTATTGTTCAGAAATATGGTGGCAGCAGTGTAGCGGATTTGGGGCGGCTGCATAA
- a CDS encoding aspartate kinase, translated as MTCIVQKYGGSSVADLGRLHKIAHVIADLKGRNIDIAVVVSAMGKTTDELVAMSREVSANPPRREMDMLLSTGERITMAMLCMALHEQGLDAVSLTGSQAGIITNDRHNDAQVIEVRPYRVQDEMAKGKVVIIGGFQGVSYKRDITTLGRGGSDTTAVALAAALNAERCEIYSDVDGVYSADPSVTSDARHLPEVSFPVMQEMSTAGAKVLHASAVQFAKEKNIAIYARAAFSEGRETIIRRLSPGSVVGVQAVVSEEQVQRVHLHGAGTHARFKTALDYLESEQIPIKEVNLANMSPNTERSSASFVVSTNNIYGWEHVKSVLRKKLEKKVDFDTDLAALSLIGEGLNRNNLTLLQTIDLLANNDIPVLGVTTTSFRISLLVPRSQIEKSVVICHTRWVANNGE; from the coding sequence ATGACCTGTATTGTTCAGAAATATGGTGGCAGCAGTGTAGCGGATTTGGGGCGGCTGCATAAAATCGCCCACGTAATTGCCGATCTCAAAGGCAGGAATATTGATATCGCCGTTGTGGTTTCGGCAATGGGAAAAACAACGGATGAACTGGTGGCTATGAGTCGCGAAGTGTCTGCCAACCCCCCCCGACGGGAAATGGACATGCTGCTTTCCACCGGTGAGCGTATTACCATGGCGATGCTCTGCATGGCGTTGCATGAGCAAGGGCTCGATGCCGTATCGTTGACCGGCTCCCAGGCTGGCATCATCACCAATGACCGCCACAATGATGCCCAGGTCATCGAGGTCAGACCATATCGGGTGCAGGATGAAATGGCTAAAGGTAAAGTTGTCATCATCGGCGGTTTCCAGGGCGTCAGCTATAAGCGGGACATTACGACGCTTGGCCGCGGCGGATCTGATACAACGGCCGTGGCGCTGGCGGCGGCCTTGAATGCCGAGCGGTGTGAGATTTATTCGGATGTGGACGGGGTCTATTCCGCCGACCCCTCCGTGACGTCCGATGCCCGGCACTTGCCTGAGGTTTCCTTTCCGGTCATGCAGGAGATGAGCACGGCTGGGGCCAAGGTGCTGCATGCGTCGGCAGTGCAGTTCGCCAAGGAAAAAAACATCGCTATATACGCTCGAGCTGCATTTTCGGAGGGCCGTGAAACCATTATACGACGTCTTTCCCCAGGCTCTGTCGTGGGTGTACAGGCGGTGGTTAGCGAAGAACAGGTCCAACGAGTCCACCTCCACGGGGCCGGCACGCACGCCCGCTTCAAAACGGCCTTGGATTACCTTGAAAGCGAACAGATCCCCATCAAAGAAGTCAATCTTGCCAACATGTCCCCTAACACAGAGCGATCATCCGCTTCTTTCGTCGTTTCCACAAATAACATCTATGGATGGGAGCACGTCAAATCCGTATTACGGAAAAAACTGGAAAAAAAGGTCGATTTCGACACCGACTTGGCGGCCCTGTCGCTGATCGGCGAAGGGTTGAACCGCAACAACCTGACACTGTTGCAAACGATCGACTTGCTGGCCAACAATGATATACCCGTGCTTGGCGTTACGACAACCTCGTTCCGTATTTCCTTGCTGGTACCGAGAAGCCAGATTGAAAAAAGTGTAGTAATTTGTCACACCCGCTGGGTGGCCAACAATGGCGAATAG
- a CDS encoding type II toxin-antitoxin system Phd/YefM family antitoxin, whose translation METLSLSEAKMKLSELIDRVQSTDAEVVITKNGRPAAVLVSPDEFDGWKETLSIQSDPDLMIEIKKGLSALKKNAEVYTLEELFE comes from the coding sequence ATGGAGACGCTATCGCTGTCAGAGGCAAAAATGAAACTCAGTGAGCTGATCGACCGGGTTCAGTCCACCGATGCGGAGGTTGTCATCACCAAGAACGGAAGGCCGGCTGCGGTGCTGGTGAGTCCGGACGAATTCGACGGCTGGAAAGAAACCCTTTCGATTCAATCGGATCCTGATTTGATGATCGAGATCAAAAAAGGCCTTTCCGCGCTGAAGAAAAATGCCGAGGTATATACTCTGGAAGAACTTTTTGAATAG
- a CDS encoding type II toxin-antitoxin system RelE/ParE family toxin produces MPSKERIQIKFRAPEEIVTLIRGCHPQLKRKIRAGLRHIMDEPESGKWLKDELEGMQSYRISRFRIIYRRSSPWIIDIAAIGPRRTIYEETYRIIKKESDHPPR; encoded by the coding sequence ATGCCATCCAAGGAACGAATTCAAATAAAGTTCAGGGCTCCAGAAGAGATCGTTACGCTGATTCGAGGCTGTCACCCTCAGTTGAAAAGAAAAATCCGGGCTGGTTTGCGACATATTATGGATGAGCCGGAATCCGGTAAATGGTTAAAAGATGAATTGGAGGGAATGCAAAGCTATCGTATCAGCAGATTTCGGATCATTTACCGCAGATCTTCTCCATGGATCATCGACATCGCTGCCATCGGCCCCAGGAGAACCATTTACGAAGAAACCTACCGAATCATAAAAAAAGAATCAGATCATCCACCGCGATGA
- a CDS encoding efflux RND transporter periplasmic adaptor subunit, translated as MKRKLIPIVFVVLLVGAGILVYWGQYQEHTAERYYSGVIEASQADIAFQVGGRVQEIPVDEGRLVKKGDVLAVLFSYEFVAARNQVRSKLAQQQKNLAQVETALEVSRKVLPAEVERAEAGEKALAAQLNQAKSGYRPQELKSAQLAVDEARAALEDARRNKTRYDQLYSRNVVAERDQNTAQLRYDTALKEYGQARQQLAMLKEGYRREDVETAAARLKEAQAAVRLARSNLKKIEVAEWEVEAARAAVEAAEAALDMAEIQLGYTELRAPFDGVIVSRNIEPGEVVSAGQEVISISDLSEVDLKVFVPENEIGKVKPGQDVSVNIDTFPDKTYHGWVAFISPEGEFTPKFIQTHEERVKLVFLVKITLPNPQLELKTGMPADAWFR; from the coding sequence TTGAAACGCAAGCTGATTCCAATCGTTTTTGTCGTCTTGCTTGTCGGTGCGGGCATCCTGGTCTACTGGGGGCAATACCAAGAGCACACCGCCGAACGCTATTACTCGGGCGTCATCGAGGCGTCCCAGGCCGACATCGCCTTTCAGGTCGGCGGCCGGGTGCAGGAAATTCCGGTGGACGAGGGCCGGCTGGTCAAGAAGGGAGATGTGCTGGCCGTTCTTTTCTCCTACGAGTTTGTGGCTGCCAGGAATCAGGTCCGATCCAAGCTGGCGCAACAGCAAAAAAACCTCGCACAAGTGGAAACCGCTTTGGAGGTAAGCCGAAAGGTTCTGCCGGCGGAAGTCGAGCGGGCCGAGGCCGGCGAAAAGGCCCTGGCCGCCCAGCTGAACCAGGCAAAAAGCGGCTATCGACCCCAGGAGCTTAAAAGCGCCCAGCTGGCTGTCGACGAGGCCCGGGCCGCTTTAGAGGACGCCCGGCGCAACAAAACGCGTTACGATCAGCTTTACAGCAGAAATGTGGTCGCCGAGAGAGACCAGAACACCGCTCAGCTTCGATACGACACCGCGCTGAAGGAGTACGGGCAAGCCCGGCAACAGCTGGCCATGTTGAAGGAAGGCTATCGTCGCGAAGATGTGGAAACCGCCGCAGCCCGTCTCAAAGAGGCTCAAGCCGCCGTCAGGCTGGCCCGCAGCAACCTGAAGAAAATCGAGGTGGCGGAATGGGAGGTGGAGGCCGCCCGAGCCGCGGTCGAAGCTGCGGAGGCGGCGCTGGACATGGCTGAAATCCAACTGGGCTACACCGAACTGCGGGCCCCCTTCGACGGGGTGATCGTCAGCCGCAACATCGAACCCGGCGAGGTGGTCTCAGCCGGCCAGGAGGTCATTTCCATCTCCGATCTGTCCGAAGTCGATTTGAAAGTGTTTGTTCCGGAAAACGAAATCGGCAAGGTCAAACCCGGCCAGGACGTCTCCGTCAACATCGACACCTTCCCGGACAAGACCTACCATGGATGGGTTGCGTTCATTTCGCCTGAGGGCGAATTCACCCCCAAATTCATTCAAACGCACGAAGAGCGCGTCAAGCTGGTCTTTCTGGTCAAAATTACCCTGCCCAATCCACAACTGGAACTCAAAACAGGAATGCCTGCCGATGCCTGGTTTCGCTGA
- a CDS encoding ABC transporter ATP-binding protein — protein MPGFADKQHSAPASDIGEPPIIQVSKVTKQFGSLVAVSETSFDIRRGGIVGLVGSDGAGKTTLLRMIATMTAPSSGEILIDGFDVVRQRNAVKKRIGYMPQRFGLYQDLTVAENLNFFMDIFGIHGRERVKRRERYLGFSNLLPFLNRRAGDLSGGMKQKLGLACVLIHQPGILILDEPTNGVDPLSRQEFWEILSEMRGQNMTILVATAYLDEGEKCDRLLLLHASRLLEEATPAELKSGFGDMEEAIIHRILQADASLREDNFVV, from the coding sequence ATGCCTGGTTTCGCTGACAAGCAACACAGCGCGCCTGCATCGGATATTGGTGAACCGCCGATCATCCAGGTCAGCAAGGTAACCAAGCAATTTGGCAGCCTGGTTGCGGTTTCCGAGACCTCTTTCGATATCCGGCGGGGCGGGATCGTCGGGCTGGTCGGTTCCGACGGCGCCGGTAAAACCACTTTGTTGCGCATGATTGCCACCATGACGGCACCCAGCAGCGGCGAGATCCTGATTGACGGCTTCGATGTTGTCCGGCAGAGAAATGCCGTCAAAAAACGGATCGGATACATGCCCCAGCGCTTCGGACTCTACCAGGATCTCACGGTAGCCGAGAATCTCAATTTCTTTATGGATATATTCGGTATCCACGGCCGTGAAAGGGTAAAGCGGCGGGAACGCTATCTCGGGTTTTCAAATCTCCTGCCGTTTTTGAACCGCAGGGCCGGGGACCTGTCCGGCGGAATGAAGCAAAAGCTCGGACTGGCATGTGTCCTGATTCATCAGCCCGGGATTCTCATTCTGGATGAGCCTACCAATGGTGTCGACCCGCTGTCACGCCAGGAATTCTGGGAAATTCTGTCCGAAATGCGCGGTCAAAACATGACCATTCTAGTCGCAACCGCCTACCTGGATGAAGGCGAAAAATGCGACCGGCTGCTGTTGCTGCATGCCTCCCGTTTGCTGGAGGAAGCGACGCCAGCCGAACTGAAGTCGGGGTTCGGCGACATGGAAGAGGCCATTATTCATCGAATACTGCAGGCTGACGCATCCCTCAGGGAGGATAATTTTGTTGTCTGA
- a CDS encoding ABC transporter permease — MNLRSIRAVARKEYYHLVRDFRSLYLALVIPLLLVLLFGYALSLDVEHIPMLVVDHDHTVQSREFIRKLDATIYFDVAANLPNVEALIDHLDRNLGLVGVVIPPGWSADLKADRESPLQIVIDGSDPNYAGNTRAFITAYTAAANQEQLLAFLNRHGRTRIHVPVEGRIRVWFNEDLESRNFIIPGIIAVIIMIVAALLTSLVIAREYENGTMETIRSLPLGAVDFLVGKSIPYFFIALTDVLVAILMGQLLFGVVMKSNFWLMILASTVYIGVALGIGLLISTGVKSQLVANQMAIMLTYLPSLLLSDFVFPQENMPVVLKLISHIVPATYFIDILNGLYLRNLGLTQLWPNYLVLTAMFALMLLLNVAMLKKEGL; from the coding sequence ATGAACCTTCGCAGCATCCGGGCGGTGGCCAGAAAAGAGTATTATCACCTGGTCCGAGACTTTCGCAGTCTCTATCTGGCGCTGGTTATCCCCCTCCTTTTGGTTCTGCTGTTCGGTTATGCCCTCAGTCTGGATGTGGAACATATTCCCATGCTTGTGGTGGACCACGACCATACCGTCCAAAGCAGGGAATTTATCCGCAAACTGGACGCTACCATCTATTTCGATGTCGCGGCCAACCTGCCGAACGTTGAAGCGCTGATCGACCATCTCGACCGCAATCTGGGCCTGGTGGGCGTCGTAATCCCCCCGGGCTGGAGTGCCGATCTCAAAGCCGATCGCGAAAGTCCGCTGCAGATCGTCATCGACGGCAGCGACCCCAATTACGCCGGCAACACCCGGGCTTTCATCACGGCTTACACGGCGGCTGCCAACCAGGAACAGTTGCTGGCCTTTTTAAACCGCCATGGCCGGACCCGCATCCACGTGCCCGTGGAAGGCCGCATCAGGGTCTGGTTTAACGAAGACCTGGAAAGCCGTAATTTCATCATCCCCGGCATCATCGCGGTCATCATCATGATCGTGGCGGCCCTGCTGACGTCCCTGGTTATTGCCAGGGAATATGAAAACGGCACCATGGAGACCATCCGATCGCTGCCGTTGGGGGCGGTCGATTTTTTGGTGGGCAAATCGATCCCCTACTTTTTTATCGCTCTGACCGATGTGCTGGTGGCGATTCTGATGGGGCAGTTGCTGTTCGGTGTGGTGATGAAGTCCAACTTCTGGTTGATGATACTGGCTTCAACCGTTTACATCGGCGTGGCCTTGGGTATCGGCCTGCTGATATCCACGGGTGTAAAATCCCAGCTGGTGGCCAATCAAATGGCGATCATGCTGACCTATCTGCCCTCGCTGCTGCTTTCCGACTTTGTCTTTCCCCAGGAAAATATGCCGGTTGTTTTGAAACTCATTTCACACATTGTGCCGGCCACCTATTTTATCGACATCCTCAACGGCCTTTACCTTCGCAATCTGGGTCTTACTCAACTCTGGCCGAACTACCTCGTGCTGACCGCCATGTTCGCCCTGATGCTGCTGCTCAATGTCGCCATGTTGAAAAAGGAGGGACTTTAG
- a CDS encoding ABC transporter permease codes for MNWIRVREMVRKEFIQLLRDPKNRPLLILAPLIQLIVFGYVVTTDVRDIRVGLLDQSHTSESRRLIEAIDGNRTFRITHFVEHPGQLERLLIDRKVNMALRIPPDFSSRIRKKKTAPLQILVDGSMSNMAAVRISYISAVIERFNTQMMHELYPLRLDYGEIDARIRTWYNPNLDSRYFYVPGIVAFLVMLLSLLLTSMAIVREKEVGTMEQLIVTPLKSYELILGKTIPFIIVAQAQMIMVIAFAVLWFRIPLVGSIPLLLGATALFLLSTLGIGLFISSVSKTQQQAMMTNFFFILPFFMLSGFVFPIANMPRVVQWLTFLNPLKHFLIIIRGIFLKGTGFAVLWPQFLSLAVLGVAVFIGALSRFQKRIE; via the coding sequence ATGAACTGGATCAGGGTTCGTGAAATGGTTCGCAAGGAATTTATTCAACTCTTGCGGGACCCCAAAAACCGGCCGCTGCTGATTCTGGCACCCCTCATTCAACTCATCGTATTCGGTTACGTGGTCACCACCGATGTGCGCGACATTCGCGTGGGGCTGCTGGACCAATCGCACACTTCGGAGAGTCGACGCCTGATCGAGGCCATTGACGGCAACCGCACCTTTCGCATCACCCACTTCGTCGAGCACCCGGGGCAACTGGAGCGGCTCCTCATCGATCGAAAGGTGAATATGGCCCTGCGGATCCCGCCGGACTTCAGCAGCCGCATCCGCAAAAAGAAAACCGCCCCCCTTCAAATTCTCGTGGACGGCAGTATGAGCAATATGGCGGCGGTAAGGATATCCTACATAAGCGCCGTGATCGAGCGCTTCAATACGCAGATGATGCACGAGCTCTATCCCCTGCGTCTGGACTACGGTGAAATAGACGCCCGTATCCGCACCTGGTACAATCCCAACCTGGACAGCCGCTATTTTTATGTTCCCGGAATCGTGGCGTTTCTGGTTATGCTGCTTTCGCTGTTGCTGACCTCGATGGCCATCGTGCGCGAAAAGGAGGTCGGCACCATGGAGCAATTGATTGTCACACCGCTGAAGTCCTACGAACTGATTCTGGGCAAGACAATTCCCTTCATCATCGTGGCCCAGGCCCAGATGATCATGGTGATCGCATTTGCCGTATTGTGGTTTCGAATCCCTCTGGTCGGCAGCATCCCTCTGCTGTTGGGGGCCACCGCCCTGTTTCTACTCAGCACGCTGGGGATCGGACTGTTTATTTCTTCCGTCTCCAAAACCCAGCAGCAGGCCATGATGACCAACTTTTTTTTCATCCTGCCTTTTTTTATGCTGAGCGGTTTCGTGTTTCCCATTGCCAACATGCCGCGGGTGGTCCAATGGCTGACCTTTCTGAATCCCCTCAAGCATTTTTTAATTATCATTCGGGGTATATTCCTGAAAGGAACCGGGTTTGCCGTGCTTTGGCCCCAGTTTCTCAGCCTGGCCGTGCTGGGCGTCGCTGTCTTTATCGGGGCCCTCAGCCGTTTTCAAAAACGGATCGAATAG
- a CDS encoding cold shock domain-containing protein, translating to MDGYIKSYSEKKGYGFIDTEQHGVVFFHKSGISQYGYFGLQKGDAVSFELKETPKGKQAVKLHPTV from the coding sequence ATGGACGGGTATATAAAATCTTATAGTGAAAAAAAAGGCTATGGGTTTATCGATACCGAACAACATGGCGTTGTTTTTTTTCATAAATCCGGTATCAGCCAATACGGTTATTTCGGGTTGCAAAAGGGTGATGCCGTATCGTTTGAACTCAAGGAAACGCCCAAGGGTAAACAAGCTGTTAAACTACACCCCACCGTTTAA
- a CDS encoding cold-shock protein, which translates to MSNGIVKWFNASKGFGFIEQEDGPDVFVHHSGINAVGFKTLDEGDRVTFDVEQGPKGPAAANVTVV; encoded by the coding sequence ATGTCTAACGGAATTGTTAAGTGGTTTAATGCCAGCAAAGGCTTTGGATTCATCGAACAGGAAGACGGTCCGGATGTATTTGTTCATCATTCGGGCATCAATGCTGTCGGTTTCAAAACGCTTGATGAGGGTGATCGCGTTACCTTTGACGTTGAGCAAGGTCCCAAGGGCCCTGCCGCTGCCAACGTAACCGTGGTTTAA
- a CDS encoding branched-chain amino acid ABC transporter permease has translation MTSFSKIYNNYFASTAVFSYREDERIFRTRFMRIWFAVLIVLVAAMLIGSLFGVGANEYHYFIMNLILINLIAALGLQLLVGFTGLLSLGHAAFMGVGAYISALLITNWNCPFILSILLAGLGAAVLGLVVGVPSLRIKGFYLMVATLAFQFAIEYTIIHWDSVTRGIRGIELPVPHVFGLSLSKNQSYFVLLFVLAAFLMWGAKNMMRSKIGRALVAIRDNDVSAEIIGIPIFPYKLLSFAISAFYAGIAGALFAGLLRTAIPGDYLFTHSIIFLAMVLVGGLGRLVGTIFGVIFITLVPVLLDLLVSYIARVYDPNFTIYLGPMKEFVFGGLIILFIILEPEGLVGVWIRIRDYFKIWPLPYISE, from the coding sequence GTGACCTCATTTTCAAAGATCTACAATAACTATTTCGCTTCGACGGCGGTGTTCAGTTATCGGGAGGACGAAAGGATTTTCCGTACCCGGTTCATGAGGATCTGGTTTGCAGTCTTAATCGTCCTGGTCGCCGCCATGCTGATCGGGTCCCTTTTCGGGGTGGGAGCGAATGAGTACCACTACTTCATCATGAACCTGATACTGATCAACCTCATCGCCGCCCTGGGGTTGCAGCTCCTGGTCGGATTTACGGGCCTGCTTTCCCTCGGGCATGCCGCCTTCATGGGCGTGGGCGCCTATATATCGGCCCTTTTGATTACCAACTGGAACTGTCCGTTCATCCTTTCCATTCTGCTTGCCGGTCTGGGGGCCGCCGTCCTGGGCCTGGTCGTGGGCGTCCCTTCGTTGCGCATCAAGGGCTTTTATCTCATGGTCGCGACGCTGGCTTTTCAGTTCGCCATCGAATACACGATTATCCACTGGGACAGCGTAACCCGCGGCATTCGCGGGATCGAGCTTCCCGTACCCCATGTGTTCGGCCTTTCTCTGAGTAAAAATCAGTCTTACTTCGTCTTGCTTTTTGTGCTGGCGGCTTTTCTCATGTGGGGAGCGAAAAATATGATGCGATCCAAAATCGGCCGTGCCCTAGTGGCCATTCGGGACAATGATGTTTCCGCCGAAATCATCGGCATCCCCATATTCCCCTACAAACTCTTGTCGTTCGCCATCAGCGCTTTTTACGCCGGTATCGCCGGTGCCCTTTTTGCCGGGCTGTTGCGGACCGCCATCCCGGGCGACTACCTTTTTACCCACTCGATCATCTTTCTGGCCATGGTGTTGGTGGGCGGACTGGGAAGGCTCGTCGGCACGATATTCGGCGTGATTTTTATCACGCTGGTGCCTGTCCTGCTGGATCTTCTCGTCAGCTACATCGCCCGCGTCTACGACCCCAATTTCACCATATATTTGGGGCCAATGAAGGAATTCGTCTTCGGCGGCCTCATCATCCTGTTTATCATCCTGGAGCCGGAGGGCCTGGTGGGGGTGTGGATCAGGATCCGGGACTACTTCAAAATCTGGCCGCTGCCTTATATATCGGAGTGA
- a CDS encoding AMP-binding protein — MLEDNLIGLIVNNAIERPRDVAMREKRFGIWRPMTWQALHDNIQRFALGLRALGFENGNHLMIIGDNKPEWIIAEFACMAAGGVPTGAYPDSLTEELEYLIGYSDAVFLVVRDQEQADKILSIWKRIDSKVKTVIVWDSRGMNHYYGEYPFMRRFEDVVAMGVDEETRKVDFLMNRAKEIDPSEPAMMLTTSGTTALPKLSILSHDNLIFACDSFGQVVKMEKGDEILSAAPLSWIGEQMFNVTRFLKICAHYNFPEETETLRKDLLELQPYYFGGTPVVWEFLISTIQAAMDNADFAKRYFYNLAIKTAMKCSEADLTGEDPGLGSRMLQPFLNFFVLRPLKNKVGLGRVKVAITGGGAISPEVFKYFKALGLDLRQVFGQSECGGIATTHREDDVRPETVGVPVPDVEVKLSDDGEILVCGRNTHLGYYKNEDATRECYTEDGFLRTGDAGYFGEDGHLYVFDRAKDIMTIDDGTRFAPQDIETRLKFSAYINEAMVCGGERPYVTAIVSIDLENVGNWAKKRGISYTTFQDLSQRSEVYQLVREEISRINERFPKNIRIKRFAILLKQLHPDDGELTRTRKVRRKFVSERYKALIEDLYQLKKVHALDLEIHYEDGRKSTLKGTVALEEILS, encoded by the coding sequence ATGCTCGAAGACAATTTAATCGGTCTGATCGTCAACAATGCCATCGAAAGGCCGCGGGACGTTGCCATGCGGGAAAAACGCTTCGGCATTTGGCGTCCGATGACCTGGCAGGCACTGCATGACAACATCCAGCGCTTCGCTCTGGGGTTGCGGGCGTTGGGATTCGAGAACGGCAACCATTTGATGATCATCGGCGACAACAAACCGGAATGGATCATCGCCGAATTTGCCTGTATGGCTGCCGGCGGCGTTCCCACCGGCGCCTACCCGGACAGCCTTACGGAAGAACTGGAGTACCTGATCGGTTACTCCGATGCCGTTTTTCTGGTGGTGCGGGATCAGGAACAGGCCGACAAAATCCTGTCGATCTGGAAACGGATCGATTCCAAGGTCAAAACGGTCATCGTGTGGGATTCGAGGGGCATGAATCACTATTATGGCGAATACCCTTTCATGCGCCGCTTTGAAGATGTGGTCGCCATGGGGGTCGATGAGGAAACCCGCAAGGTGGACTTTCTGATGAACAGAGCCAAAGAGATCGATCCGTCCGAACCGGCGATGATGCTGACCACGTCCGGAACGACCGCCTTGCCCAAGCTTTCGATCCTCAGCCATGACAACCTCATTTTTGCCTGCGACAGTTTCGGACAGGTTGTGAAAATGGAAAAAGGGGATGAAATCCTTTCGGCCGCCCCCCTTTCCTGGATAGGGGAACAGATGTTCAACGTGACCCGCTTTCTGAAAATTTGCGCCCACTACAACTTTCCCGAAGAAACCGAAACGCTTCGCAAAGACCTTCTGGAACTGCAGCCGTACTATTTTGGAGGAACGCCGGTGGTTTGGGAGTTCCTGATTTCCACCATCCAGGCCGCCATGGACAATGCCGATTTTGCCAAGCGCTATTTCTACAACCTGGCTATCAAAACCGCCATGAAGTGCAGCGAAGCCGACTTGACCGGTGAAGATCCAGGTCTCGGCAGTCGCATGCTGCAGCCCTTTCTCAACTTCTTCGTGCTGCGCCCCCTCAAGAACAAAGTGGGCCTGGGCCGTGTCAAGGTGGCCATAACCGGCGGCGGGGCCATTTCGCCGGAAGTGTTTAAATATTTCAAGGCACTGGGACTCGATCTCCGACAGGTCTTCGGACAGTCGGAGTGCGGCGGTATCGCCACCACCCATCGGGAGGACGATGTCAGGCCGGAAACCGTGGGCGTTCCCGTGCCCGATGTCGAGGTCAAGCTCTCGGATGATGGCGAAATTCTGGTCTGCGGCAGAAACACGCACCTTGGGTATTATAAAAACGAGGATGCCACCCGTGAATGCTACACCGAGGACGGTTTCCTTCGAACTGGTGACGCCGGCTATTTCGGCGAAGACGGGCATCTGTACGTGTTCGATCGGGCCAAGGACATCATGACCATAGACGACGGCACGCGCTTTGCCCCCCAGGATATCGAGACCCGCCTGAAATTCAGCGCCTACATCAATGAAGCCATGGTTTGCGGCGGCGAGCGGCCCTATGTTACCGCCATCGTCAGCATCGACCTGGAAAACGTCGGCAACTGGGCCAAAAAGCGGGGTATTTCCTACACCACCTTTCAGGATCTGTCCCAGCGAAGCGAGGTGTACCAACTTGTTAGGGAAGAGATAAGCCGGATCAATGAGCGCTTCCCCAAGAACATCCGCATCAAGCGGTTTGCCATCCTTCTCAAACAGCTGCACCCCGATGACGGGGAGCTGACCCGGACAAGGAAAGTGAGGCGAAAATTCGTTTCCGAGCGGTACAAGGCACTCATCGAAGACCTGTACCAGTTAAAAAAGGTTCATGCGCTGGACCTCGAGATACACTACGAAGACGGTCGCAAATCGACACTAAAAGGAACGGTAGCCTTAGAGGAGATCCTTTCGTGA